One genomic region from Bos indicus isolate NIAB-ARS_2022 breed Sahiwal x Tharparkar chromosome 17, NIAB-ARS_B.indTharparkar_mat_pri_1.0, whole genome shotgun sequence encodes:
- the ASPHD2 gene encoding aspartate beta-hydroxylase domain-containing protein 2, which produces MSLEWLVAWGWSLDGLRDCIAAGIQSVRDCDTTAAVSVACLLALFVWYCYHVGREQPRAYASVNALMQGPDAAGLQNGFVYCQSAECVRCSHSEGLNQKLYHNLQEYAKRYSWSGMGRIHKGIREQGRYLSSRPSIQKPEVFFLPDLPTAPYFSREAQKHDVELLERNFQTILCEFETLYKAFSNCSLPQGWKMNSTPSGEWVTFYLVNQGVCVPRNCRKCPRTYRLLGSLRTCIGNNVFGNACLSVLSPGTVITEHYGPTNIRVRCHLGLKTPSGCELVVGGEPQCWAEGRCLLFDDSFLHTAFHEGPAEDGPRAVFMVDLWHPHVAAAERQALDFIFAPGR; this is translated from the exons ATGTCGCTCGAGTGGCTGGTGGCCTGGGGCTGGTCGCTGGATGGCCTGAGGGACTGCATCGCCGCCGGCATCCAGTCGGTGCGGGACTGCGACACCACGGCGGCGGTCAGCGTGGCCTGCCTGCTGGCCCTGTTCGTGTGGTACTGTTACCACGTGGGCCGCGAGCAGCCCCGGGCCTACGCCTCGGTCAACGCCCTGATGCAGGGCCCCGACGCGGCGGGGCTGCAGAACGGCTTCGTGTACTGCCAGTCGGCCGAGTGCGTGCGCTGCAGCCACAGCGAGGGCCTCAACCAGAAGCTCTACCACAACCTGCAGGAGTACGCCAAGCGCTACTCGTGGTCCGGCATGGGCCGCATCCACAAGGGCATCCGCGAGCAGGGCCGCTACCTCAGTAGCCGGCCGTCCATCCAGAAGCCCGAGGTCTTCTTCCTGCCCGACCTGCCCACCGCGCCCTACTTCTCGCGGGAGGCCCAGAAGCACGACGTGGAGCTGCTGGAGCGCAACTTCCAGACCATCCTGTGCGAGTTCGAGACCCTGTACAAAGCCTTCTCAAACTGCAGCCTCCCGCAGGGCTGGAAGATGAACAGCACCCCCAGCGGGGAGTGGGTCACCTTTTACTTGGTCAACCAGGGGGTCTGCGTCCCCCGGAACTGCAGGAAGTGCCCACGGACGTACCGCTTGCTGGGAAGCCTTCGGACCTGTATTGGCAACAATGTTTTTGGGAACGCGTGCCTCTCCGTGCTGAGCCCCGGCACCGTCATCACGGAGCACTACGGCCCCACCAACATCCGCGTCCGGTGCCATTTAG GTCTGAAAACTCCAAGCGGCTGTGAACTGGTTGTGGGAGGGGAGCCCCAGTGCTGGGCAGAAGGTCGCTGCCTCCTCTTCGATGATTCCTTCCTGCACACCGCGTTCCATGAAG gtccgGCGGAGGACGGCCCGCGGGCGGTTTTCATGGTGGATCTGTGGCACCCACATGTTGCGGCGGCCGAGCGGCAGGCCCTGGATTTCATCTTTGCTCCAGGACGATGA